A window of Nicotiana sylvestris chromosome 8, ASM39365v2, whole genome shotgun sequence genomic DNA:
gtccaattggacaaggatctgtcatatgaggaggagctggtggctattctagaccggcaggttcgacagttgaggtcgaagagttttccttcggtgcgtgttcagtggagaggtcagcctcctgaggcatcgacctgggagtccgagtccgatatgcggagccgttatcctcatttatttcccgactcaggtacttctttcttttgtccgttcgaggacgaacggttgttttagaggtggagaatgtgacgacccaaggggtcatcaccgtaattcttccttgttccgtgctcctgaggccttgaaaacctcgcttttagttgcctcgattggcgtgcgcagttcgggcgcgtagccggaaagtttttatgttagaatatgtgaattatgtgaaacatttgatgaattttggtattaatatgcataatgttgacttcggtcaacattttgggtaaacggacccggacctgtgattcgacggtcccggagggtccgtagaaaaatatgggacttgggcgtgtgcccggaatcaaattctgaggtcccaagcccgagaaatgaatttttgaaagaaattgtttttctgaaatttgatatgaaaatttgaaatgaaaaggagttagaaaatataggtatcgggctcgtattttggttccgacgcccggtacaagtcttaaatatgtgttaagcactatctgtaaagtttggctaaaaacggacgtcatatgacgtgtttcggacttaaaatgaagaatttgagttatgaaagttgaagaaagaaaaatcatgtgtttgaggcttgatcctatgtatatgatgttattttggcgatttgatcgcacgagtaagtccgtaagatgtttttaaggttgtgtgcatgtttggtttggagccccgagggctcgggtgagttttgaatggggcccgggaggtcttagacttagaaaaaaaatatacaggttcagatgttgcagggccagcgcggccgcggccattttCGCACGGTCCGCGCTGgtagccacgcggccgcggtgcttttctgtgcggtccgcgtggtggggttcagagggtcgaccagcgcagccgcgcaccaaatcagtgcggtccgcgctgggtgggttcagagagagcccacttctcccctccctcggtgcggccgcggtgcatttctgtgcggtccgcgccagcccccagaaaaatgtataaattcgggatttttagtcatttttccacttttcaaaaacccaaaatctaagaggcgattttccaaacaacttttcttcttcaattggtaagtgatttctaacttattttatttattccttaatatcttttaacataatttcaacttcaaatcaaagattttcatggggaaaattgggtgttttgggtagaacctaggttttctacaaattgagaagttggacctcaatttggggtccgatttaaaaacaaatcatatatttggattcatgggggaatgggtaaccgggttttggtccgaacctcgagtttcgaccacgtgggtccgggggtatttttgacctttttgggaaaaaccttgaaaaatctattttcatgcattggggatgattcatttagtaattattaatgtgattaagtaacttatgactagattcgagcggattggtggtggaatcaagaggtaaagctatactagaagcgtgagttgagtttggagcattcgaggtaagtgtttgttctaactttggcttgagggaataggattaggatgatatttgctacttgctaatgtggagtacggtgtataggcatggtgacggttatctatgcaccggagtctagcatgaccgtgagtcttgattgcttttaattcgaataatgtgacacaagctccttgtttatttgatgagtttcatataatgtgaacggttgaggtaaaattgtgattggtgtacttttggagcgttagctcgaacatgaatgtgttagttgaggaagaatggatttaaaaaggagaatgtgttgtgaatactcccttgccgggatgtgtagactgatatatatattcccccttgtcaggatattttgggctgttagctgtacccttgccgggttaaaggtattgagttgtcattctcccctgaaggggtctactatatgaagtcagatattatgaactatattatgggatcgtgtggcacatcgtccacttatatatgatattatgggatcgtgtggcacgccgtccacttaaatatgatattatgggatcgtgtggcacgccgtccacttatatatgatattatgggatcgtgtggcacgccgtccacttatatatgatattatgggatcgtgtggcacgccgtccacttatatatatatatatatcatgggaaccggagtctcttctgcttatttccgatatttcatttttatctgttactccccgatagcatgtcccctcccagttttactttgtattatcttgttattgttttcttgcacttgttgtatatatatctgtacaggttaattgtggtaggtactgtctagcctcgtcactacttcgccggggttaggccaggcacttaccagcacatggggtcggttgtgctgatgctacactatgtgcaaatttttgtgtatagatcagggagcagcttacggaccacagcagtagggtttctgggagctgtcttcagtccagggactctcgaggtagcctagctggcgttcgcaggccgaagtccttttccatgtttttcgtttgttcatcttgtatcagacaaacatgatgtatttcctttcagacattgtttgtaatattctgtagtagtccgtgagctagtgacaccagaccttgggtagtgacgTATATTAAACTttcgcacttttggttttcagttgctttaaatttaaagtcttccgcttaaattttgtctcgtttattattttgtttgaaagaaagcaggaaaggtgttttaaatatttgacttgcctagctccgatagtaggcgccatcacgacacccgatggtggaaaatccgggtcgtgacattacccAACCccctataaggtataagttatcccggtactAATTTTAATCCCGAAATAACTTATACCAGGTTTGCTAACCAAATAAAATATTAAggtgatattaaatttttataccagcaCTATATCTACTTATACCTCGTAGCAAGCGACACCTTATATTTTCTTTTTGGAGAGCGGACTGTTATGCAGATTTACAGGATCAGTATAACTTTCACCATATACTATATAAAAAGCTGCTAAATTTCTCAGCGTTTATGTCTTGCGATTCATCATCTTTCTACTCTTATGTTTTACTACTTTTGTTTGCAGATATGTCTATTCAATTCCTTCTGTTTTCTTTATTTGTTCATCAGAGTATAATCCAAAAACATGCGTGTATGTGACAATTTGAGTTGACAGAACCTGACTTGTGTCTCGAACAATATTTTTTATGACACGTTCATGGTTATTATTATTAATAGAATAATATTTACAAACTTATAAATATCAAATTTGTCAGATTCTCCCACTTATAAATATATCGAAATTTATGCCACAAATAAATTACCTCACAAGTTACAGATCCACctcctttttctctctttttcccttttcttttcctagTCATTAAGGAATTGTTTGGTACGAGGTATAAGAAGTTATAAtgctggtataaaaatttaataccaccttaatatttcttttggttagcaaatcaggtataagttatcccaagATTAAAATTAACAGCGGGATAATTTATACCTTatagagggtggggtaattagcaccgatATAACTTATACATTCTTTtacaaattatgcaattgtcatatttaatacaacataccaaacaatggataaaaaaCAATCTCAGTATAACTAATCGCAGCATAACTTATACCAGTATAACTTATCCCGACACAAGCcgtattcaaaccaaacggcCCCTAAAAGTAATCCTCCTGTGTTTTACACTATGCCATAGAATCTTGAAAATTTTGGTAAGTTTGATTTAGAACTTAGAAGATTCCTCAATTGTAGTTTATTAAGTGTTGCTCTGTGTACTGTAACACTGAATTTCGTTAGATTACGATAtattggatttttattttttttttcacttttcttgaGGTTACTTTCAAAACCCAGCTTCTCAAGATTCTGATTCCTCAAACTGCAAATATAATTCTCCTCAGTGGTGGAGAAGTGGGGCCGTGGGGGGTTTGTTTCTTCCTCATGCCAAAGAACTTTTGTTTAGATATTTTGTTAACCTTTTCCCTTTTTGCTGTCAATGACGGAATCAATAATTCATTTATGAATTGATATAACTTCTTATTTCAGAGTTATATGTGCAAAAGATAAATATATAAAGTTAGATGAGTATATATTTCCGATTCATTATCTCAACTCACAAACCCCATATTCTAGCTCTAAATATGATATTTGGAGACTTACGGATTTCTCCTCGTGAAAGTAAATTTGCAGCAATTATGGTTTGAGTTATCGATCGGTAAAAATTACCACAAGACGAAATAATTCTTCCCTTGATGTAGAAAACTTAATCTAGCTGTCATTTGTTTCGCataaaatattaggaaaatataGTTTTTCTATGCTCATAATAATATATTATAGAGTATAAGTAGAATTTAGTAGGAGGATACAAATTAATGGAAAATAACACTGTATAGTCGCTATAAAAATAATAGctgaaaaaatgtataaaatttatatctaTGTAaattatgtatgttatatacaaaaattatataaattttatacactttttcggctaccGCCTACCAGATGTACATAGTGTCTGGCGCGTGCCAAAAATGATAATACCCCAAACTAATAGGCTAattcgggagaaattcaaaaatagccagatttacaagtggtcattcaaaaatagccatagtttcaaaagtaatcgaaacttagtcacttttcatgtaaagataaatgtgaacaaaaacactgttcaaaattcgaaaaatactCCACCATAATATATTGGAATTccagagttccagcataagtatactggagttccagtataatacactggagttccagtataatatgctggaagttcacacacaggtgctccaatctctagtatattatgctggaaccttccgcgtgttggagttccagcatattatgctggaagttcatacacaggtgcatcgatctccagtatattatgctggaattttctgTGTTGCAGTAAAATAATAACTATTTTTAATGGCTTTGCAAACGCTAATTATTTTTTATTGACCATTCCGAAAACCGGCTAATCCATACTATTTTTACGGCTAGTTCGCACCGActataaagtaaaaatagcacggtattgccagttttcggactggtcattcaaaaatagccagcatttacgaagtcaatgaaaaatagtcactgttttgctgcaacagagaccggtccaacataatatactggagttcggtgcacctgtgtatgaactccagcatattatgctggaccggtatactttgctgactccagtataatatactggagactggagcaccggtgctccaaactccagtatattatactggacaattatacttgctggaactccagtatatttatgctggaactccatcatattatactggagttccagcatacttatcttggaactccagtataatatgctggagttcaagcatacttatgctggaactccagtataatatactgacgtattatccggattttgaacagtgttttcgctcagatttatctttatataaaaagtggctaaatttcgattacttttgaaactgagctatttttgaacgaccagttgtaaatctggctatttttaaatttctcccacTGTAAACGGACCCGACCCAATAGCTTTTTTCAACACAAATTATCATGAATGCGAATTTCGGTCACCAATAAATAAAGAAAACTACGTGATAGAAGGGAAAAGACGTCTGTCATCCAATGACAACAataacaatacacgtagaatctTTTTAAAGCAGTGTATTTATGTCATTTGGCCATTCCCCATTTCATTTTCAATACTTCCCTACAATCTTCAATCAGCAGATAACACTTCCATAACTTTTCAAAATACTTAAAAGGCTAAAAGCACCAAAGCCAGCCAAAGCAATTGCTGCTTTGTTTTGCTTTACtctcttccttctttcttttcttgccCACCAATAATTTTTGAAGGttccctttttttcctttcttcttctacTCCCTCTCTTCATCATTCAATTCTGTCAATATTCATTTGGGCTtttattcttctttctttttctcactttttcttCTTCTGCTTATGGAATATTGTACTTTGAACCCTATTTTTCAGCAATTAAGTGTGGCTTAAGCAAGATAATAATTAACCCGGATTAAGGGATATAATATGTCATTCTTCCTTGCTTTCCAGCTAATCATGACTTACGTACTATTTTAAAAGTCAAAAAGATTTCATTTTGGTTTATCCGTCAAAAGACATCGTCTAGACggagattaattaattaatcacaTTGTATTAGACTATTAGCTCACATCTCAGGGACAGCTAGTACATTCTAATTCGACATTCACTATCCCTGTTAAATATGTGAATAAAACATCTACAACGTTATTCTTTAATTAATTTGACATTTGTTAATTTCTAGTTTAATACATGACAGGCAATCTACATCCACAAGTTTTATTTCCTAAAATATGATCTTATAAAATTGGTTTTTACGAAATGCAAATAAACTTATCCAGATTCTGGCTTTTTCTACTTAAAAGGCTGAAGAAAGATTGAAGATTTCACGCTAGCTAAAACACTAATCAAATGGTATTGTAAGTATGACGTATTACAACAACAATCCACTCAAATCCCACACGTACTGTGACACATATATCAGTAAAAAATTACTTGTTTGATTAAAACTGCAATTAACACAAGCGATTCCTCAAACAAAATCAAAAGTTTATCAGTCAAAATAAGAAGGTGAAAAGCAAAAGATTTAACTTTGATCCCAAGTcattgaatattttttttagcacttgtaaattattaattaaataattcaAGAATATTCCTCCTCAATGGTAGGGATATTCAAAGCAAACTAAGACTAAACTGGAAATAGTATTTAATAGCTGCCCCATTTAGTCATTTTGACGTTTCAATTAGTTTGAGGAAAAGTGAGTCCTAAAGTCCCCAATatggaaagaaagaaagaaagaagcaaCACaccttttttaaatattaaaatacAGATATTATATAACACTTCATTACTGCACCAGAAAATAGAATAATTATCAAAGCTAATAGTAGTAATTAACTAAGAAAAGAACCAACTAATACTACtacttaattattttcttttcctaagggaatatttttttgtttgtttttcaccATAATTGAATTACAAAATATAGCTTCATAAAAACACGAAATTAATTATCTTAATTTTACAATACCACATCAGTGATGACACCAACTTCCACAAGCCTCGGAACAAGACGGCCACTCAAGTGAAGTGCCACGAGGCTCTCTAACCCGCCGACACGTGTCCCGCCGATGAATACCGCCGGCGCTTCTCCGGGACCGGAACCATCGGAGATAACCTCATCGCCGGTGACGGCGGCGGTGGACGGAAGCGCGGCGATCTCATCCTCCTCTAGCTCAATCACAGTAGGGTGAACCCCTATAGCAGATAGCAATTTCTTCATGACGTGGCACATGCAGCAAGACGAACGGGTAAAGATGACGACAGGGTTTTCGGAGATGAGGCGTTGAATTCTCATCTCCGTCGACTCCGCCACGTCGATGGCGAGCGGTGAATTGGTGGTGGGAGTGAGTTCTAGCCGTACTCCGCCATCGGAAAACGGCCCGTAGAAGCTGTTGCCTCTCATGATAAAAGAGGAGGTGTAAATTGTAAGATGCAACAAACAAAGGGAGAAAGGAAAAAAGGGAAGGAATTTGGGAGATAGAGGTAAGGGAGAAGAGAGATTATATACTAAATGGAAGGGTGGCAATAATGTTACATCACAAAGTAACATACTACGTAAGTTATGCTGTGTCTATGGGGATTGCCACCTCCCACCCCTACCCCCACCAACCCTTCAATCAAGGGGTAGGTGGGGACAAGGGGGAGTATGTGAGAATCTCATATGACGCGCGAGAGTGGGAAGGGTGAATGAGGAGATAATTACGAGAGCTAGACGGCAAAAGAGAAAGATCTCAATGATCTATTTCTTGGCTTTTACATtagtttttccttttctatttttgggtCAAATTGTTCAGAACATTCTATATTTGAACAGGTGATTATGTACTCAACACCGAATTAAAAGCTTAATTTGGAATTCATTAGGAAGTCAGTCAGGAGCAGGGCAAGGAAAATATAACTTCTTTCTAATATCTTATTTTTGTTTTCATATTCACTATTTTCGTTGCGTAAGGTCCAattaaaggagaaaataacaaaatttaTTCTAAAAATTTGAATCTGTTATCTTTATTAAATAAGGGTAAAGAAACATTATTCATTTGACCAAACCTCTTTATGGTTATATTTTTTCAATATAGCTACATAAGCAACTcggcaattttttttttgtttttttgtttcccGCCCGATATTCGATACCCatattggagcccgactatatccggattTGTGCTGTGTATGGCCCTATTCGGGAGGAAGCGCTCCttaccaaggatttttccatactCAAGGCTCGAACCCGAGATCTTTGGTTAAAGGAAGAACAGTCACATCAatgcaccacatcctttggtggtggcaaaataataataaaggggATAGTCATATATCGTTATTGGTCATATATTTTTATGTATAATAATGATATTGTCCTCAAGAACAAGTGTATCAGGTCACATTCGTCTTACTATCAATACAAAGTTTACATTAGATTCGAAATTATACTTTCTTTGAATCAAAATGGAGGAACGCTCATAGAAAACAAAGCATCCATTGGAATCGTGAGGTCGAAACCATGCGCTTCACCCAAACCATCAGTTTTTAGAGtccattactcaaatggtcaTTCAACTATCCCAAATTATCACCTAAAGTCACTTTACTTTGTTTGTTAcaacaaagtcactgaactatACTTATTGCACTCAGtaggtcactcaactagatttttcaaattttggattgccaaatacctattttatcctctaaattataaacatttatcttctttttattttttcaaactttttaatattatgattttctcttttttaatttatattatggacttatctatagaataaataaatattatttataaattaaaaaaataaaaagtaaagcatgtataatgctggaataacaaaataaCGAGCTTAGTAAAAAAAagttaattagaataatttgttaataataataattttagtattaacaacaaaacttcaaaaatttatttacacaattcagaatgaaagaaaataaaagttgtaaaatatatattccatgcacgtagtacaaaaataattatttaaataaagatatttttataatatacattatatattcttgaaaattatgctcaattatattattatgtttCTATCAACTTTCCGACGACACAAAGTTATGTCACCGGAAAGTAGGGAGattatctgtatagggtaaaatatacTATGTTAAatcgtgcatggaatatatataatataattgagcataattttcaagaatatatacatatattataaaaatatttttatttaaataattatttttatattacatgcatgaaatatatattttacaacctttactttctttcattctcaattgtgtaaataaatttttaaatttttgttgttaatactaaatTATTGcgaacaaattattctaattaatattactatgctcattattttgttattccaacATTATAGATTATAGATGCTTaaatacttttatttttttaatttataaataatatttatttattctataggtaagtgcataatataaattaaaaagggaaaatcataatattaaaaagttaaaaaaataaaagaagataaatatttataatttagagggtaaagtaggtatttggcaatccaaaatttaaaaaatctagttgagtgatcttctgagtgcaataggcatagttcagtgactttattattacaaacgaaagaaaaatAACTTTAGGGGATAATTTGATAAAGTTGAGTGACCATTGACTTTCAGTTTTTACTCCACTTAATCTAAAAGCAAGtcattcttttcccttttttaaaaaaaatgtgagATATTGTGCAATAACCCAAAAGCAAAATCCAATTGAAATTTTTTGGGATGTAGTGCTTTAGTGTTTGTTTCTTTCTAACGGAGGCCAATATATTTTCACCCACAATTATTGAGTGGCTACAGAAAATTATTTGTTTAATATTAGTTACAAAATTGGCCACTTGACCCCGCGTTGCAATTTTAAACGTATCCAATCAAAAATTCCAACATATACACCTTTTATATGATATAATAAATAGTATTTGAATATAATGAAATTAATTAAATTTACATTATACAAAATTGTCAAACAAAATCTGAATAAATATATTCAATTTGTTTTATATTATATATCAtgctttttatatattttaaaagaTTATTACTTGTTTATATTGGAAAATCATTTAATTTCCTTAATCTCATGTTCTTTTCTATTTGATATATAATGTGTTGAAGCCCACGAGATAATATTGGTTCTttgtttatatatgtatttaacTTTTGCATTTTCTAAAAATATATGGAGTATAAGAAAAGGAAAGAAGTGGAGGAGAGAAAACATATAGAGCGCGTGGGAGAAGTTAGAAATTAGGGGGTAGCAGGGTAGGTCGGGAATAGTGGAAAATAGTAGGGGGTACTATTGACTTTTCGAGTAAAATAGTAGGGGAAAATGGGCACAATCACATGGAGTGATGAGTGTGTGTGAATTAATTGCAAATTGACGTCATCTTGGCTTGGACGCCTTTTTTTACTCCCAATGGGTAGGCGCTCTTTGCTGACGTTATCACTTGCCCCCTTTTGCTACGTAGATTTTTAAACTTTGCTGACGTGTTCTTCTGTGGGCAATATGTCCATTGCAAGAAAGATGTATGGGTAATTTCCATATCAATTACCCTTCCTTTTTTTTTACCCCTCTCTAGGGTGTTTGTCGGTCGATATTGTACcgtatttaaatattttgattcAGTATTTTCGGTATTTGATTTTTTAAAATGCTATACTAATATTGTACCTAATTAAATTTAGTATGACTCAGTTTTTTTCTTTTCGGTTTCGATTTATTCGATTCAGTAACTTCACTTTAAATCCTAATTAGTGCGAAAAGTCATAGAAtataatattcttaattaaattaatcaaaaatacaaaactaaaaactgtttgttgacaaaaattttgtccaaaactagCAAATATCAACCTAGAGAGAGAAAATTGTACATAAAATAATAAATTTGATCATAAGAAATGTCTTGTTACTTAGCTAGCGTTTGGCCGTAGAttcccaaatttgttttgaaaaatctgatttgggtgaagtttggtttgaaattgaaaatgtgtttggacatacatcttcaaaattgttagaaaactaattcaaagttgtagtagCAAACTTTAATTATTTAGGATTTGATCTATTTAATTCATGTCTAAATAGGATTTGCAGTTAGAATAAATATAGGAATAGACTTTCTTGTTTTTAGTTGAAATAGATTTCAAACTATTATAAAATAGGggtgttgatagcttattttatGTGTAGAGAAAATAAAGACTTGTAGAGATCTTTAAAGTGATttctaataaaatatttttcctttatattggtatcagagcttctaCGATCTTGTGGAGAATCAAGTAGCTTCCGCTGCCGGTGGGCTGTGCTAGGCAATGTGTGTTGCCCGTCTGGCCAAAAAATATTTTGACAAAATCATAAATAGTTATCAACAAAATTAGATTATTTGATGAAAAGTTTCAAGACAGattcaagaaaaaaaacaagTTTAAAGATGTGCAAACAAATATGGCACAAGATGAAGAAACTCTTCTCTAAAAGTTAGAGAAAGGTTTAAAAAAGTTGGAAGTTGATTATGTATTTCAACAAAATTGAGTGTTGGTGACAGAGTGCATCAACGGGTGTTGAAGGCATGTGCTTCAACAAAATTGGGTGTTGGTGACAAAGTGTATCAATggttggtgacaaagtgcatcaacgtgAGTTGGAGACATGTGCTTCAACAAAATTGggttggtgacaaagtgcatcaacgaGAGTTGGAGGCAGGTGCTTCAACAAAACAggtgttggtgacaaagtgcatcagCGGGAGTTGGGGACAGACGCTCCAATAAAATCCGGTATTGGTGACGAAGTGCATCAACGGTTGGAGACAAGTGCTTCAATAAAATTGGGTGTTGGTGACAAAGAGCATCAATGAGGGATGAAGACGTGCTTCATCAAAAGTGAAAGTTAGAGAAGTGCTCCAACATAACTGCACAACGAACAAGCCAGATTTATACAACTTTGAATTATGGGAGAATGTTggaaaactaattcaaagttgtagtagGAAACCTTAATTATTTACGATTtgatttatttaattcatgtctaaAAAGGATTTACAATTAGAATAAATATAGGAATAGACTTTCATGTTTCTAGTTAAAATATGTTTCATACTATTATAAATAGGGTATAGATAGCTTATTTTATGTGTGGAGGAAATAAAGACTTGTAGAGATCTTTAGAGAGATttctaataaaatatttttccttcaaaaataTATTTCCCAAaattattttggaaaaacatgtaTATTATTAGTGTTTGTAAATATTTTGGCCCAAAACGAGCTATTGAGCTGGTTTTAGGATTTGGGATTTGGGACTTGGGATTTTCCAAAATAtaggcaaaatctatggccaaagaTGTGTTTACCAAATAAAACCCAAATTATGGCCAAACGGGTCCTTActtagagttaattgatgaacttagaaaataaaggaaagcataattttaatttttttatttatattataaTTAATTATATGTGTATTATACAATATAATTTATATTTCGGTACGGTAtcggtattttattttaaaatatcaaataccatacctaatacaagttttctttaaaataattaaactaaatactatgagcacgtgatttttttcctatatgTACTACTCCaacaaatttaaaacaaaataatttctgtcagtgtgtgcaattttggggattttcgtggtattttctggtaattgtttgcatttgtctgtgcattttttattttatttaattaatgaaaattgcaaaatatatgttgcatttgcatttaggatttaattttacattttaggattaattgacaaattagttattttataaaatgggAAAAATCATAAAAGAAGTTTATTTTacacttttaatttttattttgaattttgatagtttttcctttaatttggtttttaattatttgtagtaacaattattagggttaattaatttaatttggtaggataatttggttcaggatttaatttaggttttaatt
This region includes:
- the LOC104213621 gene encoding glutaredoxin-C6, which translates into the protein MRGNSFYGPFSDGGVRLELTPTTNSPLAIDVAESTEMRIQRLISENPVVIFTRSSCCMCHVMKKLLSAIGVHPTVIELEEDEIAALPSTAAVTGDEVISDGSGPGEAPAVFIGGTRVGGLESLVALHLSGRLVPRLVEVGVITDVVL